AACTTCTTAAATttggttatattaaaataatacctgaAATAAAGTAGATAGTTGATCTTATGTCTGTGActtacaacaatttaaaaaataattcttggtTAAAaagattagaaaaaataacattgtcaacatatttaaactaaaacaaaatgataaacatattaacaataagaattatattttagttctaaaattatttttaatatttcactacttgaataaaataaaatagttgtaacacttaagtattatatctctattattataaaaattaatataaaactgtttaatattcaattttaaattaaatcacgttgttaatttaatttcccatttcccaaattaaattatttagtaatttaatttatttgagttttgtaaaaaaaaaatttactgctatattaaaaaaaataaaataaaatttgaaggaATGCATTTCATTTTACTTAAGATTGATAAcacattatagttattaacaatattttatttatatttataagaaaaaataatgttttaagtacaatgtataataggtactatcttgattgaattatatttattgatactgTGACATCTCTATTTATGGAAACATCCCTAAtctccatataatatattttaaaaatctcaccaaataaatttattttgtaatttatataacattaatttatgtatatttaaataattaacaagcatattaatttatcataccattacattattacagtgcaatttataaattgaatgttaactgatgtaataataaaatatattcctacattaaatttgtataacttatattgttgtttcattatatacaaattaattagcaTATTAACCTAAAGTATGTGTTACAGTACTCGCATTTACGGTAATGCTAACTTATAACTAAGTTGATATTCAAGACTAAtggtataaattgttattattattattattattattaccaccgTATCTAACATTGTTCACAAGGAAATATTAAGTgggacaaaataattttattccacAATTTAATTCCATAAGTAAAATATCaggtattatacatcataactATATGAAAAagtctaacaaaaaaaaagtacccGAAACattaacacatattttttatttgacataaCTGGAGATTGaatatagaaaatgtatattaaactaaaaagaataaattaattagaaaacatagTGTTTAGtgctttttacaaaaatacttaatataatacatttagttactagtgtaaaaaaaagtatttgatgTAGTGCTTTATAagacattttatagttaataatgattaataataaaataataataaataataaatttagaataaaaattcacatgacaaaattataatattaaaatttgctttggagaattcattttttagaatttcaatgatattaattattaattactaatattatttagtattagacAAAAGTTCACCTCAAattcgattattttaatacataacaatatattgtatatatacaatagaaTTGGAAGACTTATTGTGTCTTGtgcataaaaaaagttataaaattatatatgtacaaaataacttatattttttgtagacgtttttgtttatattagatTACACGTGGAAACttgaatgtaatttttttgctACAGGAATATTCCAACTAACCGATTGATTCATCAATGTACTTCAAGAATCAACTTGTCAGAAAGTTACCTACACAGAATATACAAAAAGTCAATATGCTATTTACATAAACAGTggatttttgaaatacaatttgagtaaccttaaattttttttcacattatttATGATGATGACATCCATATTATACATGCCTATACTGTATtgctatatttacattttatttattcggaaaataattaaatttaaatgttttataaataataaagtatttatacagtactcataaagataatttattaggaATGGACATTGTTAGTTTGGCTATACAATGAAGCCGCATTCACAGTATTCCAAATTACAtggaattcataaaatattgtagactaaaagacatataaaatatacaacatttgTCCCAGATCATAATGAAAAGAGTAAGTTGAAATAACAttagaaacataaaaaaaatatacttattgacagtactgataattttgataaattaattttaattctatatcaattgtattacaaataattaaatatttataatatgactaatatgtactaatataGATAGAATAACAATTGCTCTAAGATTaagctattttataaattttaccatTCTGGTGGTTGGCccacataaaaattaacatcttCTGGCATTTCAGTTGTTGTAGTTGTGGTTGTGATTGTTGTTATTGCATTCTTCTTATCactgtaaaatacattataacaaaattgatttttagacaatgaaaataaaaataccccTGTGTTATTTGAATACTATGTACATtctgataataaattgttatatatatatttcatttataaattcccAGTACTCATAgtgattgtttaatattataattatttttactaaccaGAGAATCCCTCTACTATGTAAAAAGTATTGCATGTACCTCGTTATTGTCTATTTAATTGCATTAGGTgtattaaatcttttaaataattttttaataagaataaacatAAGtggacaaattattttattacaagtaaatatctgatatcataaacattatagtcacttataaaaataaatgtgaaattgaactaattttaatttatagtaaagaaACTCATTATAAATCTTGtactcaattttcaattttttttactcaaaaattgtacaatacataaatcggaaatttcaatgtaaaatCAACATATGAATCGcaccgttcagaatctaaaaaaatatatatacctaactgtcaaaaaaatttaaaattacagtttaaaaactgaatattttaaaacaaacatacTATTTggcagttaaaatatttttcaattttgcaATTGAActagattatattaaattgttaaaatagtatcataattaatatttaatataccttgAAGTTATTATAGGTTTCGTTGTAGTTGTTGGACGACTGGATTTAACGATTTCGCCTTTCTTTTTAGGAGGTTCATCACGGGGTGGTTTTCCAaccaaatacaaatacatagaCCCATCAGGCCAAGTTCGCCGCCCCTCTGGAATCCGTGGTAGGTCATATTTTCCCATAGTTTTTGATAGACCTTGGCATTGACTTTCGTCAAATTGGCCTCGGCTTGGCGCGCTGATCGCCATCCGAATTATCTTTACTCCCTCAGCACGACCATCATGCACATCGTATACCTGTAGGCCGaaccgtaaaatataattagagaaatgtaaagtaaaaaaagtaaatagtttttgtttcatttttatgtagGAATATATAGCATACGGTcctaataatttcaaaaattataaattaaaacatttcaacAATGTACATAGTTATTGTTTGCTAGTGGTGCACATttctactattttaatatatcctGCTTCactttttaagtgaattataatattttgtttgtttgtatcTATTtctgtattaattttgtactcactgaaaaaataaaatatatttctaacaatacgtattatatcacGAACCACCCGCGAATAAATGAATAACctatgtgtgtataaaaatgatcACCACATGTTCACCTCCTAgccattaattaataaatacaatttacaaataatatactcacTGCACATCTGAATACCAGGTTGTTGTAACTTTTATTTGAGTTGTAATTAGTATGATCTAacagaattatataattccaGCCTTTATCAATCTCGTCATTCCTAGTCGGTGCCCTTTTTGATACACACTCAAAAAGGAAGTGGTCCATGTCTGATGGAGTACAAATACAGAACAAATACGttagtttgataaatattttgttcagaaattatttatagttatgtttatgtttaaccTGTGGAGAGCAGTGAGCACGATATCACGTGTGTGTACATCCCACACGAGACGTATTACTGCCTAAGTGGTTTTGTATACGGGAGGATAATTGaggactataatattataagagaaAGTTTATAAGAAAGcaacaatattttgatatttgatatcgtttaa
This genomic stretch from Rhopalosiphum maidis isolate BTI-1 chromosome 3, ASM367621v3, whole genome shotgun sequence harbors:
- the LOC113560097 gene encoding uncharacterized protein LOC113560097; protein product: MIENPLSENIKQETQNSLNGNLCSPLGLRVPFEVAIIQAAKKLFGCTYLERNTSISPAPILNLWLERPVIIGKHGHCKNVNNMDHFLFECVSKRAPTRNDEIDKGWNYIILLDHTNYNSNKSYNNLVFRCAVYDVHDGRAEGVKIIRMAISAPSRGQFDESQCQGLSKTMGKYDLPRIPEGRRTWPDGSMYLYLVGKPPRDEPPKKKGEIVKSSRPTTTTKPIITSSDKKNAITTITTTTTTTEMPEDVNFYVGQPPEW